TGTGCACGGTGCTGCAGAGAAATGTTGCAGACTGCTGAGGATAGCACGTCCTGTTATGTCCTGCatagataagaacagatacttttgaaggtttaGCAGGACGTGAGCTGTGTGTGGGTGATGGAAAGAAACCTCTGCTTTAGACGCCAGCAGTCAAGAGAAGATACACGGAAGACGTCAATAGATAGCAGACAACTATGATATTTAAGGGTGTGTTTCTGAAAGAGAATTCAGAAGAACTCGGAAGAACAGAATTCTTCTCCAGCGCTGTTTTTGCTCTTGATTTTCTCCTATTTGCTGagcttgaataaaacttttaaactttgatagattgactcctgaaccatttttgaacacgcaaaggactatttgaaagtccaacaaAATACAATTAGACAGTTCAATCAGAgaaagacaaaacaagcatttaaaaagattaagagattaaagagtatttaaatgttttttgtttgtttttttaaataaaaatcacaaatcgtttcgctagataaaacccttcttcctcagctgccatcatttacaaccacatttgggatcatttgaacccacattcaaactgcattttggaagttcaaaatcgggGCAGCACATCAGTCcataatatggagaaaaatgctaaaatgttttcctcaaaaaacataatttatttacagctgaagaaagaaatatatgaacatcttggataacaagtgGATCAGTACATAGACTTCTCCTATAAGCCCATTCACACACCAAACACTTTTGCCACTCATTCCACCTGAGTGGACATATTTTGGCACAAAAGTGACATCAATGTATACCCTCTATGAACACAAATTTagtctataaatatatatatatatattatatctctttaataaatgtataaaacaaacaaacagtgggaaaaaaacagtaaaatagagaaaaatattCACAGAATTTGATTTACAATTCATcccataaacaaataaattatgtgttattttttatgtgACTTACCTAGACTACACATCTATATGAAGgtattattattgaaatattattaactaaaattttaataataaagatAACACAGTAATGATTAACTCGCATATTGtcaatatacaaacaaacaaacaaacaaaacaaaaaacaacaacaaaaaggcaAAAAACTACTCTTGGCacaaaaaaatttataaatactAACCCATGACTTAAACTCTACTTACTActgtatattttgaaataatacatattttgatTCAGTTCTTGTTAAATGTTATTAATGGGCAACTTATTGCAAACACGTactgtactaaattccttattagtTGTAAGGGTAGTTTGTCAATGTGTGCGTGACTCAGTTGAGCATGTACGGAGCGCTGACAGCAGTTCCACCATATGGTTGCggtttactttcagtttcattttctGGCGCTATCTTTGATGGATGGGGAATGTGTGTAATTATCtagtgctccttcagatcctaatttAGATGATTCAGGTGTCTTTGATCAGGGTTGGACCTGAACTGTGCAGAAAGGTAGAcgtccaggaacagggttgagcacccaGCACAACTGCTGTATttgaaaattatatatacaatCTCTGTTATTCGCTAACGCACTTACTTTTCCTTCTCCGCACAAGAAAACTCATGCCGTTGTACATCAAAAACGACACTCGACTATTCCATGTAGCCTCCTGCACCACTGCAGTGAAATATTTGGAATTACTGCCACCGGCTTTAATAAGTGGTGACACCATGTGCAGGAAGCCCTACACTTCTGAACAAGGTGCTTTCCTGGGTGTAGCCATTGTCCCACCTACaaacatatataaaacaaatacaatatttCAAACAGTTTAAAATAGCACAAATAGATACACATACCTATACAAACTGCATTAATTATTCAAAATAACACTTTCATACACCTTCTGAATTCATAaataacattctttaaaatcaaaTTACAAATTTCTAATATAACAACATAAATTCACAGtagtattaaaggtcccatattgtcaaaatcgaaatttcctggcttttttcatgataactgagttctaggggctatgtaactaccatatgagtttcaaaacagtcaatccacagtaaactgcacacagcctgcttaaagtagctgttcattttcaggaGCCGCTGTGAcctccgcaaagatgtgacgtctgatctactcattcaccgccttcagtcacaaccccgagcaccaatcacgtcccaccctccttttgtcaaacccagacaacatcgtgtccataccattgctaagcaacaacaacacggaaactaatctagaaaaccctgttcagtcgatagatgtcaggaaactacatcattgcacaggcttcagaacaacgtgaatataagagaccagaggcacgtcaacttcagcctctttcacacagcggtTCCGGTAAaaacacggataatgtgtcccacgatttgttccggagttgtttaatttggttcattcacagttgttttctggaatctgtgcatgctttacacacaacccataaagacatgtgacgtttggatgtgagatgtaatgcgacgcgtacgattcactaaactgaaactaacctgaacaaactgtgcttcagcgctgatagtgaggagcctgctctgcccgatcgccgcttcattccacttttcacgtattttttcgtcgtgaagagttgcATGATAACgttcatcatcactacaacactgcctttatggttctggcttttgttcacacagcgctcattcccgtaattttccggaatcagcgtgcattgtgaaaggggctttactgaaggaacagttatgtagcttactgcattcggtgtttgaaaaaaaaacaaaaaacattaatgatcattctgaaatatcctgttgagtataagcaggctaggctctctctattgctctgggctcggctaaagcatacatgaccttatttacctgtgattggcctggctgtgcgtcactcagaaaacaacaggccaatcagaagagaggctcgtgaatattaattagatgggcaaaaatcgacctgtttttgacagagctcctaaaaaaggagctgtaaaagtatattgagatggattttggcacttataccgcaaatatatattcttaaggacttcaacaactaaaataaacctccagaaatgtgtacattaTAGGACCTTGCCTGTGCAAACAAATCAGCATTTCCGAAGCATTTACTTCGTCGCTCACCACAGAGATATTCGGTTTTGTGAAGATGTCTGACAATAAGCAAATGGCCCTGGCGCTGTCAGCTCTTGGTTTAGcatttatttacataataaaaaaagacttaaaaGTACACAGATAttttcagcattagcccagcatgaacactgaatttcgattacaCTGTATATCAACGGTTGGTCTAGGACTGGGTGGGAGTCATGGAATTTACCTGGAACCTCACAGTTTCTCACAAACGTCATGTCGCCCGCCCTCCAGAGGAGCTGTGGCCTTTTGACTCAGGAGAAAAGGGACAAGCAGGCGGAAGGGatccttcagattatgagactgacacgCTGCCCAACTGCGCCAGTGAGGCCGGTGGGTTGACTGGTCTGAACAGCAAAGGACTAGCTTCTCTGTCCTTGCCTGTAGGTGTAGCcacaacgggtcagctcccaccacgcaagcgtgtcagaatggccgagcggtctaaggcgctgcgttcaggtcgcagtctcccctggaggcgtgggttcgagtcgcagtctcccctggaggcgtgggttcgaatcccactccTGACAGACTTAAAtttcggctacggacaacagctacggtcttcatccgcaaggctgtaactttgccttgtgtcacgtcaagaaaagcgtgtccctgacgcattgatcgcaacagctttctctgaagccttgacttggcagaatatgtgaagctgtattagaatcAAGTCAACACATCATAACTATAAATACAGCATTAGTTTAAGGTTCACAAAAGCTTTccttcccagtgacagggaatttcagtTTGAATGGTCCAGCAGGGCATTAAAGTTTTGGGAAATGGTAGATAAGAATGCACTGACAACCtagtgattttttttgttttttttctcagattttcttATGCTACTGTAACTTACttatttaatgcatattttttatgGGGCATTCACCAAAAAAATTAAGCTGGATACTGAAACTGAAAGTGCTATTtaataatgatttattttattaaattacgtAAAATAATTTGTAAGATGTTTTCATTTAACTCAATAACTTTAATGTTACTAAACTTAATAAATACAAGCCAATAAAATAACCTCACTTTTGTTGAAAGAAATACAATGACATTAcacaaaaaatgttaatattattaaatattttacttgTACGCAACAATCGGATTAATATGACTTTTGTGTAATATATTATTATGTTATAAAGATGGCACTTATTAAAGAGGAGGATGAAGACATAAAGATTGAAGAAGTATTCATTGTGAAACAAGAAGATGACGAGGAAGAAACAGGTTTGTTTTTATTctcattaataatatttttattataaagagTGTCATTATTACGgtggttttatttaaaaatggaacttcatttggacaaaaatATGTTGAGATCAAATGACCAGACACATACTAATGTGCAGCAGAGAACTATTTGATTAATTTCTTAGTttgattgttaaaaaaaaatgcaatacatGCTgctatattttgtacttttttaggAGGTACAGAAGCTCAAAATTCTTACTATTGTAACATTTTATTAACTAGACTAGACTAGCTTGTACGTGAGTGAACCCAATCCTCCCTATTCGCAAAATTCATCAaaaattgattatttttagttttatttttggtcAGTGGTTATGAAAACATGAATATTCCTTTCCTTTAATGCGTTGAGCTGTCGATCTTTCTACATAACATCTAAATCAGTCAAATCATGAAGCTGATATATACAGTCTCCTGTCAGTCTTGCTCAGCACTGGTCTTCACTGAATGTTGTTCATAACTTTCTCTGAATTCTATGCTGTGCTTTATTTTATTGATTAATCAATTTCTGTATAgtaggttctcaaactttttacagtggtgTACCCTGTGGGGCATTTCACATTCTTTTAAGTACCTCTCAATAATTAAGGGATATAATTTACCCCTTTATATTGATTAACACATGaatttttaccttttatagaAGGATCTTTTATGTCATATTCTTAACATTCTATTAAGTGtattattaatatgtgaccctggaccacaaagccagtcttagcacagttatatttgtagcaatggccaaaaatacattgtatgggtccagGGCAAtgtatactaaaaaaaaaaaaaaaacatactaacatccctgctggaaaaaacaaaacaaaacaaaaaaacagctaagaccagcctggaaaaatggccaaaatccctctaaaaccaaccaaccagcctaggctggcaataaataactaaaatcgccagtaggtggcagtaagtgGTCTTAATAAGTGAAGCAtctttcattcattcagtaaGTACTCATATCAGTActcatattttaaacatgaaaagtgTTGTTTCTGTATCAGTCTTTGTACAGACTGTCAATATTTGTTCTTtgctattaagtgctacaaatatacttaaaAGACACTTAAGTACATGCAGCACTGTTTGCTAAAGGAGCATACTTTGCAGGCATCCTATCATACGCACACTGCTGGTATGGATACAGTCAGTTTTGACTGCAAGAGATGAGGCAATTTGATGTCTTTGATTGTTTACGGCACTCCCATTTTCCTGTTTTAGCATAAAAGCGGcattttgcttgtcagaaatGCATGCTCTGTTTTATGCTACTTTAAATTGGGGTAGAACCAAATTAAtggcaaagctcagcattttgttcgcGAACCCCCTTCCGTCACCTCGCATACCCCAGTTTGAGAACAACTGCTATAGAGTAtcccacaaaagtgagtacaccactCACACAAATTTAGTATATTGTCTGAAGggataatactatagaaatttaacttggatatattttatagtcagtgtgcagcttgtaaagcagtatagatttactgtcctctgaaaataactcagcatacagccattattgtcaaaatagctggcaacaaaagtgagtacaccctaagtgaacttgtcaaaactgtgtccaaagtgtcaatattttatgttagtACCATTGTTATCCAGCACTGCCTTAGTCCTGctaggcatggaattgaccagagctgcactggtgttgctgggatcctcttccatatAATGGCATCACATAGCTGCAGTACATGGAGACAAACTTAGCCACTCATtcatcgttatcatgttggaaaactgccattcagCTTAGTTTctagagggaaggcatcatgttctgcttcagaatgtacagtacataatgtaatccatgtttccctcaatgaactgcagctccccagaaccagcagcactcatgcagccccagaacATGATGCtatcaccaccatgcttgactgtaggcaagacacagttttcttggtactctTAACCAGGGCATCACCTCACATGCTGGACACCGTCTGAGTTGaccttatagtctcatcagaccacagaacatgcttccagtaattcatgctcatggacaggttgtcttcagctaACTTTTTGCGGGCTTTCatatgagccagcttcagaagaggcttccatGTGGGATGACGCCTGTGCAAACTGACTTTTAGCTCTGTGCAGCGTATGGTGTGAGCACTGACAAACTGACCTTTTACTTCTGTAACCTTTAAAGCAAAGCTGGCAGCACTCAGGCATCTGTTTTtttaagccaggttctgcacttgATGCACAAAacagtcaagcagacaaaaacatgtgGCTTTAAATGgcaaaacaacatactgctgttatcacttagggtgtactcacttttgttgccataTATTTTGGCAATAATGGCTGtatttttagaggacagtaaatctatactgctatacaagctggaTTCTGACctctctaaaatatatccaagtttcatttctatagtattgtctcttgagaagatatactaaaatggttgctgaaatgtaagaggtgtacttacttttgtgagacACTGTATGTTTCTCATCCCCCAACCCCCACCccatttttatattattgtttgttgacaatgaaacaaaaaaaGGGGTTTTGGAGCATTTTGGGATTTTTAAtgcacagacaaaaaaaaaaaagtcacaattacaaatacattttaaaatccaaATACTGGTTAATGGCTGGTAAGCAATATTTTGGCCTGTGCATTTTCTCAGTTTGGTTGCTGttgacaagttttttttttttttttttttttgtaatcttgTTTGCTTTCCTCCTGCTTTCTCTACTTACTTTTTCGAAGGTATGATTTCAACATCATTTGTAGCTACATTTAATTGTCAGAGCCCATATTCACAAAGCATCTTAAGGCTAGAAGTAGCTCATAATTAATTAATCGATTTAGGAGAAAACCTTAAAAACCTTAACAATTTTTTGGTTTAAGAGTATTTACAAAGCGTTTAGTGCTAAAACTAGTTCCTAAATCTGTTAGGAGTAGTGACAAGAACTCACTAagaagtcactaagaccaaatcacaaCTGCACAACTGACCAAATGCAACATCAAAGACAAAAATTTTTAAccctttatttaaatatggcaACATAATTTGAAGCTCTACagtatttctatgaataaatctctgacagaccccttccctatcagccaatcactgtgtgcatagttaataagtatgctgacatcatccattgCAACAAGGTCAACCCCCGCCCTTATTCTTAGCTTAAGACTTATCTCTGTTCCTTAataaagtttgtctcagcagctttgtgaataggttttaagagaaaactcttagctaaaaacttacTGATATTTAGGAGTACTCTTAGTGGTAAgagaaaatgttttgtgaatatgggtGCTGAGCTGTTAGacttctgcattgaaactgcatcaAAAAGACAATTTTTTACCTTGATTTTAGCTCTCTGATTAAAAGGAgtaatgtacagataatgtacccacccctttgtcatccaagatgttcatgtcttactttctttagtcgtaaagaaatgttttttgagataataatttcaggatttctctccatatagtggacttctatggtgcccccaagtttgaacttccaaaatgcagtttaaatgtggcgtcAAAGGGCTtttaatgatcccagccgaggaagaagtttattatctagcgaaacgatcagttattttctgaaaacatttacaacttatatactttttaatctcaaatgattgtcttgctgagctagacaagacatttgaggttaaaaagtaaaaaattgtaaaaatttttttttttttttttttttagaaaataacattgtttgctaaataagacccatcCTTCCTCGGctgcgatcatttagagccctttgacgctgcattttagaagttcaaaccatataaatcatgaatggtttactcaaaaaacataatttccttacgactgaagaaagaaggacatgaacatcttggatgacaagtgggtgagtacattatctgtaaatttttgttctgaaagtgagctatTCCTTTTTATTTATGCCCTGTTTGTTTGTGCTCTTATGAAAGTGCAGTCATTCTTATGAAATGTGCATTTCTCTaatctctcacaattgtgattttcacGGTGCCCAAATGTGGTTTGCATACTTAAAactattaatcttagttaagTATTACAGAAGTTTTCCCCAAAAtcccaaggatgcattaaaaaaaaaaaaaacttgattccaTGTTTTCAATGAGGAATTAAAACAGTAGTCTGTAGTCTCGTAAGGTGAACAATAATGTACATCTGAGTCCACAATATGGAGGTAATTGCATACAAATTTGAAGTGGAATAAACTTCAAACATCCCCAGTAGAACACATTTTTGATGTTTTCACATATCCAAGACTTTCTATAAATGTAAACTGGGGTGTCAAGCTCAGCTCTGAAGTGTTTAACTCCATTCTAACTGAACACACCTGAATCATGGTCTTCAAGGTTAACTTATTAGAGgtgtgttggagctaaactctgcaggactgtgACTCTCCAGAATAAATGGCAGATTTGGGCCATTGTTGCACTCTGTTCTACTGTTGCTTTTAAACAGGGGTTAATGTGTATTTGTCTCTTTTTAGAACTGATGGTGCCGAGAATGGAGAGTGAAGTACTAGATGAAATACAAGATGAAGATCAGTATTTTATAACTGAATCAATTAGTTGCCCTCAGACAGAAAATACTTCAAGTAAAACTAATTTCACCTGCCagtattgtggaaagagtttcagtcaacatgGAAACCTTATAGTCCacttgaggattcacactggagaaaagcctttctcctgccaacagtgtggaaaacatttcagtgaacatggaaatcttaaagtccacatgaggattcacactggagagaagcctttcacctgtcaAGAGTGTGGAAAATCTTTCACTAAAAAAGCAGCCCTCAAAAGCCACATGAACGTCCACACAGGTGAAaagccctacacatgccctctgtgtggaaaacatttcagtcaacaaggaagcattaacaggcacatgagaactcacactggagagaagccgtacttTTGTAAACTTTGTGGAATAGGTTTTACAACCAAACCAAACCTTGAGTATCACATGAacattcacactggtgagaaGCCATATGCATGTGATCAGTGCGAAAAGAAGTTCAGTCATAAGGGAACCCTTAAAAAGCACTTGGTGGTTCACTCAAGAGCTCCCTCTCTCAGTTTTATAtgccatcagtgtggaatgagtttctCAGACAGTGATCACCTTAAAAATCATGTAAcatctcacactggagagaagccgttcatgTGCAGTCACTGTGGAAAGACTTCCTCAAACAAGACAAACCTAAAtctacacatgagaattcatactggagagaaggatTATATCTGCCCTTATTGTGGAAAAACTTTCAGATTTAGAGGAAACCTTCGggctcacatgagagttcacagcgaagaaaaaccttttacctgcctttcatgtggaaagagtttcacacttAAGGGAAACCTTACCGCTCACATGAGGCTTCACACTGGAGACAGACCTTCTGCAACCTAAGTTTCacaatcagagaaacctgaaagatCATTTGCAAACGCATTCTGGAAACACACTGACTAGTTTAGAAGGAGCGATTTAAAAAATCACTCTGAAGGTGGCGCAACACTGTGGAATAATTTTGCCATCACATATAGACCTAGAAAGGTAATTTATAAACAAGACCGTATTTCTGTTTTTATacgtaaatagtttcaaatagcTCTGAGACTGCAGATATAAAATGGcaccagaaaaaataaaaaattatttgaaggCTGAAATTATTGACTGAAACCGTgacaaatattaattataaattctcAAGTGAGTTATGTTGTGTGTACGTACAAGTTCCTTCTTACTGAAGTGTCCACTTTTGCCAAGAAATAGTGGGCTAACAAGTCTGGTATGAATTTCAACAAGTACAGTggggcaaataagtatttgatacactGCCTATTTTTCAAGTTTTCCCATTTACAAATAATGGTGAAATCTGTCATTTTCATCGTAGGTACACCTCAACTGTGAGAGTCAGAATCTAAAAAAAATCcagtcacattgtatgatttttaaataattaagttcCATTTTGTTGCATGAAACACGTCTATGATACACTAGAAAAATAGAACTTAATATTTGGtttacaattacagaggtcagacgttttctgtagttcttgaccaggtttgcacacactgcagcagggattttgtcccactcctccatacaggtcTTCTCCAGATCTTTCAGGTTTTGGGACTGTAGCTGGGCAACAGGCCCTTACTGAGGGAAGGAGGATGTTGCCCAAAATACATGATACATGTGATACATGACCCCATCCATCAATACGGTGCGGTCGTCCTGTCCCCTTTGCAGAAAAGcacccccaaagcatgatgtttccTCCCCCATGCTTCACggttgggatggtgttcttgggattgTACTTATCCtccttcctccaaacacggcatgTGGAGTTTATaccaaaaagttatattttggtctcatctgaccacatgacCTTCTCCCATGCCTCCTCCAGGATCATTCAGATGGtttttggcaaacttcagacgggcctggacatgtgcTGACTTGAACAGGGGGACCTTGAACACGCTGCAGGATTATAATCCatgacggtgtagtgtgttactaatGGTAACTGATGAGActgtggtcccagctctcttcaggtCATTGACCAGGTCCTCCCGTTTAGTTCTAGGCTGATCCCTCACCTTTCTCAGGATCATTGATTGTCCCTCGTGtccttagacagctctttggtcttgcccACAGTGGAGAAGTTGGAGTCTGATTGAGTgagtggacaggtgtcttttatacaggtaacaagttcAAACAGGTGCAATTACTACAGGTAATGAGTGGAGGATAGGAGGgcttcttaaagacaaactaacgGGTCTGTGAGAGATTATATAAACCTGTTAAAAAACACCTCTGACTGACACACTAGAAGCACACACACTGATCGCTTAAACAACACAGAAATACAATGTTTCAAAAAATCTGTCTTTGCGTGTAATCCCCTGAATGGCGCCTGCGGATGTCCCCTGGACGTTTTTGTGTAGGGTTCGTTAAACGTTGAAAGGATGTGATGAAGGATGTTCACAGAACCTCTAGGAAACGCAAACAATGCCgtgattttttgtgtgtgtgtgtgtgtgtgtgtgtgtgtgtgtgtgttgtaaagGATTTACTACTAATGCTACACAACAGCCCAAAAAAGACATAAATGATT
Above is a genomic segment from Garra rufa chromosome 2, GarRuf1.0, whole genome shotgun sequence containing:
- the LOC141326013 gene encoding uncharacterized protein, with the translated sequence MALIKEEDEDIKIEEVFIVKQEDDEEETELMVPRMESEVLDEIQDEDQYFITESISCPQTENTSSKTNFTCQYCGKSFSQHGNLIVHLRIHTGEKPFSCQQCGKHFSEHGNLKVHMRIHTGEKPFTCQECGKSFTKKAALKSHMNVHTGEKPYTCPLCGKHFSQQGSINRHMRTHTGEKPYFCKLCGIGFTTKPNLEYHMNIHTGEKPYACDQCEKKFSHKGTLKKHLVVHSRAPSLSFICHQCGMSFSDSDHLKNHVTSHTGEKPFMCSHCGKTSSNKTNLNLHMRIHTGEKDYICPYCGKTFRFRGNLRAHMRVHSEEKPFTCLSCGKSFTLKGNLTAHMRLHTGDRPSAT